CCAGTCCTCTCCTGAGCTCCGAAGCCTGTGGCatacctcctcttcctcctcctcctcctcttgctccacCTCATCCTTGTCCTCAATGAGGACAAACTCCTCTTCATCACGGTcagcttccccctcctcctcccctccctcgaGTATGCACAAGTCTGGTCGACAGCGTGTAAGGTAGGCGTAGAGCTCGTCTGAGCTGCAGAGGCAAAGAGTGAACTGTTCTTGTAAAGGAGCGATTTATAACCGAATCTATTAAAGTAAAAGAATTTTTCCCTCTTGAATGCTGTGAAAGTATAGGTGCAGTACATGAGTGACTGATTTACTTTTACATGTTACCTTTGTAATGTTTTGACAATGTTCACTGAGAGCTGAGTGAAAGTGAATATTCAACTGAAGAAGGCAGGAGTATTTACAGGAGCAGTTAAGGAACGGGGAGCTGTTGCAATATTAAACACCGGCCCAGACGTGTAAGCACGGTTCACTTTCCCTTAGTTATCTCACCTCTCCTGTGAGAGAGCAAGCCAGGCGTCCTGTTTGCGTGATGTCTTGGCAGAGCCTATCTGAAGGGCTCCTGCACCTCTTTTCTTTCCCGCAGGCAGCTGAACCCGCAGCCGCACAAACATCAGACCGCCAGGGCTGCCGGTAGACGACCTCCGGGGTGCTGTGAGTGAGCAGACAACCAACAGTTGTCATGGAGAAATGAATAAAAGGTGATAAACTATAATCGCCGACTGGTTCACATTCTTACCTGCAGTCTCTGATGGTTTTGTTTCGACCGTGTGCTGCGTGCTGACGGTTCCTTGACCTCCAGAGCAGAAGGTGGCAGTGCTGCTCAGAATACCCAGAGAGCCCTCGGCATGGATCCCACCAAGCTCCCCCTCAGCTTCATCCATGTCCATgctctcagcctcctcttcctccccagaaACTTCTTTGGTCTGCCTTAGAGGCAGACCAGATAACTCTGAATGGACGGACTCCAAAGCTGGGGTCGACTCCCCATTTTGCTTCAGAAGGCCGTAGGCTTGCCTCTTCAACTGCTGGaggattttctttccttttttcctgagACACAAAACAAATCTAGAGTGTGAATCAGCCCGCGTGGCTGTTTGAGAGGAGTGAAGCATTGCTGACCTCTGCTGGGATGTGTTGAAGTGAATATGGGAGATGTCAGAGAAGAAGGAAACAGAAGTCAGACTGTCAACAGAGCACGACAGGAGATATTCCTCACAGCCGTGTTCTTTCACCAGGGGGTGAGTCTTACACGGGTCAAAGAAGATCTTATTAGAGGTCACCAGCAGGATACCTGAAACCACACCCTGATGCAGAAAACCACTGAAGTCAGTCCAGTGAAAGCGAATAACACAGGATTGGAGGACAGTGAAGGCCTCTCGCACCCACCTTACGGTCTGTGATGTAGCGGCAGAGCAGTTTGAGGTACTGAACGGCCTCTGGTCCATCTCCCTCACAGAATTCAGGTGGCAGAGCCAACAAGCAGAGCTGTCCGTCAGGCATTGGTACCGCCTCCACATCCTGTCAACATGTCCATTTTTACAACAATTACAGATGAGCTGACAAGTTGGACAGTTTTAATCTGAAAGCTAGTGATGCTAATTATTTCTAATTTCCTTGTTTTTAGATGTTTCCTTGACATCTAAGCTTTTAAGTAGCTGAATGATCATGAAGAGAGAATCAATGATATATTTAAAAGCATATAATATACAGTACAGCACATGGTTGAAAATGAACACATAATGAAATGTATGTCTGATATCTTTGATGCCTCCTGTACCTTAATTTCAAACAATATGCAAGctataaaatgaaatatgaaaaCAGGCATATTTTGGATGCAATCTCAAACTAGATCATTTCTATTTAGATTAAATTGCAACAGATTTGCTAATATCACATTAAGTGGTGCATTAATGCAACATTTTGCTGTTGTAGTAAACCTTGTTTCATATTGTTTATTGTGGTAGACCACAACTTGGAGTCATAAGATAATGTGAAAGATCATGAGATGAGCTGAGGAGTATCATCTGTGATTCTGAAAAGTAACAGTAACATAATTGACAGTTTTAAACTGATTTTTAGGCTGCACATTTGTGACAATGGGTCTCAACTTGGGAAAAAGCCATAACTACAGATTTAATCATTACAGCTCACACACTTAATGTAGCAATTGTTAGATTTTGTTCAAGACTGTCAGTTTAACACCTTAAATAACTACACTGTCAGGCAAGTAGTGAAGTATATAAAGTTCACCATTAGCAGTGGCAGAACTACAAATCTGTCTTCAGGCAGAGAGCTTTGCCCAGAGCGCACCTGTCCTCTCGTGCTGCTCTTGTCATGCTTAAAACTTAGAGCAAATTCTTCCCCAAATTGTTTTGTAAAATAATCAGTGAAAGGGTTTACCCCCCAGAAGTTCTACTCACCAGAAGTTTATCGTAGTCAGATTCTGGTAAAGGGGACTGAGGCTGAGCAGCGAGTGTGTTGTAAGAGTCTGAAATAGTCTCCTCTGTTTGCTGAACCTGCGCGTCTGCATCCAGTTCTGGCTGAGATGATCCTTGAATATTAGCACCTGCCTGTGAGACCGGAGTGGAAGCCATGAGAACACTGACACTAGGTAAAATGGGAGGCTACTTCCTCTTTTAACAACCTGTTTTTTTCTCTACTTCtctttgtttgcagtagcatcTTGGTTGCATGTGAAACATGAGGGTTGTGAAGAGGGAACTTATGTACGCAGTTACAACATATGATATTTGACTTTAAGCTATCAAGGTGTAAAGGATATCAGTTTGCTAATAAAAAGAGACATTCCGAGGGATATTGACGATCTATCATCACATTTCCTGCTGAGACCTGAATGCATTCAGCCGTCCTGTTTTGCATTTCAAATCTAGTCCACAGCAGCATGTGAAAAACTTTGCTGCTCCTGTATCTGATTGTGCAATGAGCTGATCTGTACCTTTCTAGGGATGAAGTCACCaccaaaggaggaaaaaggtgaGGAAGAGTAGGGGGTACGGTGACCCATTTTCCCCTCTTCCACTGAGGATGCACCAGTTCCATTAAACGGAGCTGCAACAGTGAACACTGTGTCCCCAGGGAGACCCTAAAAGAAGATACACCAAAAAaacatcagctccaccagtCTAGATACAATACGCACCATGGCAACTGCAACCCTGCACTGGCAGAACAATGGATGGAAAAAGAAGAGGGCACATAAGTCTGGATTATAACTTAAATTGGTTCATAAGGGTTGTAGATCTGCAGTCACATAGAAACCCGACCGCAAATCAAACAGTAAACCAAAGTACTCAAGAGTCCATAAAACATTGTCATCGTAAATCATGTAATTCCATGATCAATAAAAAAGAGCTCCAagacctgcagaacctgcagataaatgATTAAGCAATTAAAATAAGATAATAATTAAGGTGACATAATCAGGAGAAGGAATGTAATAATCAGATTTCCACATTGGTAGATATTGATGCAATAGGTACCTGTTTGCCTTGCATACCACATGGCCACAATATCTATTAATGTGCAGGATAATTGAGCTTATTTGGCATTCATAGTCAGACACATCCTGAGAAACAAAATGTGCATCTACAATATTGGGAAACGGCAGTTAAAACCGAAACATTAGTTCAAAAAGTGCACAATATAAGAGCAAAAATATTATTGAAGAACGCCACGAACAGCAGCACCATGTCCACAACTATCAACCATGAAAACAAGGACCCACTGACCTAAATTAGATTACAGCCACCTCGCGGATTATGAGGCCATAGAGAAGCTGGGCGGTTTTGTGCCAGAGTAAGCCTGGAGAGGCTTAAACTATGTAAGTTTTAACATACATGTCCCCGAACATAAACTTAACTGTTTCAAACGCCTGCTCTTTACGCTAAAGGCACAATGTCAATATCCACTCAGCACAGCAAGATCTGCATGACAAATGCTAAACATACAGATAAATACGGagagcaaacacaacaaaaaagaaagagataaaTGCTCAACTCTGAATGAAcaccattttttcttctttatctgCTTAAAACCGGTCAGCAAAAGGGTAACAGTTATGTAATAACCAAGGTACCTCCTCAGCATAAAATGTGAAAGACAACTCAGTTAAACAGCACTGAACAGTAAAAATCTACTGAAAAACAAGGGTGATAATTACCTTTGAATAGAAATCTGAAAAAATATTCTTCCGGCTGTATTTGTTGTAGAGGCTCTGGAAAATGCTCTGCTTGCCCATGGTGTCACTTGGATGGCTCTGACACCCTGTaccttgttctctctctttatctAGGTCTACCAAGACTATAAACTTTGACGCAGTACTGTAAAATTGCCTGTTATCACATACCTCACCAGACATAGAGCCGCAGCCCCACATTTGCTTCATGCCAGGAGAAGATTTTAAGAAAACAAGTGACTCACCATGATGTCTGTCCTGTCATATGATGCACCCTCCATGTCCTGATGCTTCGTTGCAGTGTTGTTTACATCCCATGACGTCCCTGAGAAGTGGAGAAGGCACAAttggtgtgttgtgttgcgttgcGTTGACTTCAGTTCCCTGGTTCCAAATAAGATGAGCACACAGTTCCTGCCACCGCCTGCTAAAACCTCTATGCAAGTGTGCAAAGATCCTCAGTgagtgaaaaatcaatacacaTTCAGGCTGAAATTCCTCAAAGAGCCACTTGACAACAGTCCTCTCCATATGTGGGGGTGATGGAACTCTGCAGGCTTACCTTGGAGGTAGTACTGCCTCAGCTTGGGGTTTCTGATGTAGGGAGTGTGGCCAAGAGGACGGCCAATGGGTCGGTTCTGATCCTGGTTCCAGGGGTCTGTTTTAGGTTGAGTCTCCCAGGGCTTCTTGGCAAACTGTGGAGGCTGGGAGACACCTGCAGGGAGCTTTGAACCCAACctaagagagaaaaaacaaatcttttttaatattaaaccCTGAGGTGGATGCTACTAACAGTAATTAAAAGTACTTGTATTTCTCCTAATTGCTCAGTGAGATACAATAAAAGAATACACCAATTAATTACTTTAATGGTGCTGTAGATattgatgaataaatgattaaattagaCTATAAATAGTCACTACGGTGACTAGAACTTAATTTTATGCTCACTCAATAGTTGCAGGAAAGATTTAAAATGTGAGATCAATAAGCATTGCACACTGC
Above is a genomic segment from Takifugu rubripes chromosome 2, fTakRub1.2, whole genome shotgun sequence containing:
- the LOC101067988 gene encoding nuclear receptor coactivator 7, with the translated sequence MAQSVRRPNTLMAKDQESQRDKSRTSYFGNVKTRLGSKLPAGVSQPPQFAKKPWETQPKTDPWNQDQNRPIGRPLGHTPYIRNPKLRQYYLQGTSWDVNNTATKHQDMEGASYDRTDIMGLPGDTVFTVAAPFNGTGASSVEEGKMGHRTPYSSSPFSSFGGDFIPRKAGANIQGSSQPELDADAQVQQTEETISDSYNTLAAQPQSPLPESDYDKLLDVEAVPMPDGQLCLLALPPEFCEGDGPEAVQYLKLLCRYITDRKGVVSGILLVTSNKIFFDPCKTHPLVKEHGCEEYLLSCSVDSLTSVSFFSDISHIHFNTSQQRKKGKKILQQLKRQAYGLLKQNGESTPALESVHSELSGLPLRQTKEVSGEEEEAESMDMDEAEGELGGIHAEGSLGILSSTATFCSGGQGTVSTQHTVETKPSETAAPRRSSTGSPGGLMFVRLRVQLPAGKKRGAGALQIGSAKTSRKQDAWLALSQESSDELYAYLTRCRPDLCILEGGEEEGEADRDEEEFVLIEDKDEVEQEEEEEEEEVCHRLRSSGEDWEMVLMEDSRDKLSLVQDRDPEGLSNIVESSDILEASHIRELSKELPPRTIGHTWNLAYSTSRHGASLKTLYRKLSASDSPVLIVIKDALDEIFGAFLSHPLRPSETFYGTGETFLFMLHPRYKCFRWTGENSFFVKGDLDSFAIGGGSGHFGLWVDENLYLGRSSPCFTFNNCCLSETDDFRIMDLEAWTFS